In Candidatus Binatia bacterium, one genomic interval encodes:
- a CDS encoding nitroreductase/quinone reductase family protein, whose protein sequence is MATKKKSSVELTHFGRKSGKPFKLTVWFVDLDGDVWIGTRDTARNWVRNVQATGRAELDFGDGAVAYRGTVGTDAELERFNRAILSAHPVGARIINFMARGKPPCCFRLVPEG, encoded by the coding sequence ATGGCCACGAAAAAGAAATCGAGCGTCGAGCTCACGCACTTCGGTCGCAAGAGCGGCAAGCCCTTCAAACTCACCGTCTGGTTCGTCGACCTCGACGGAGACGTCTGGATCGGGACGCGCGACACGGCGCGAAACTGGGTCCGGAACGTCCAGGCAACCGGACGCGCCGAACTCGATTTCGGCGACGGTGCGGTCGCCTACCGGGGCACGGTTGGAACGGACGCAGAGCTCGAGCGTTTCAATCGTGCGATTCTGTCCGCGCACCCGGTCGGCGCACGGATCATCAACTTCATGGCCCGCGGCAAGCCGCCCTGCTGCTTCCGACTCGTTCCGGAAGGCTAG